A genomic segment from Tuwongella immobilis encodes:
- a CDS encoding ascorbate-dependent monooxygenase, which translates to MRAVLALLGVCFSASSILANQPPTFTKDVAPILWNHCASCHRPGEIGPFPLLTYQDAAKRAKFLVDVTESRRMPPWKPAPGHGKFQDERRLGDAELATLAKWAQAGAPEGDAKDLPKMPSFPEGWQLGTPDLILKMPESFTVPAEGRDLLQCFVIPMGLQKDQMVAAWEFRPGNRKVVHHAILYTDHTGQARLRDRLDPKPGYQSFGGPGILPSGGLGGWAPGSTPRFLPDGTGKFLRNGSDLVLQIHYHPNGKEEIDQSQVGIYFVKKPVKTIVGGIALRSRNILIPPGKADYTIRTESDPLPADAYAIGIAPHMHYIGKSVKVTAHKPDGSEESLLWIPEWDFNWQGAYAYEKPVKLPKGTVVKLEAIYDNSENNPFNPSHPPKLVKWGEQTTDEMCLLGIPIITDSTADLRKIMSMSSNRLASVLMGAPNQETLDRIQSESGASHANSATPPAGMPIPERFQRLFKRYDKNNDGRLSTEEIDAMPEVLRNRIKQRLENPATEKPN; encoded by the coding sequence ATGCGAGCCGTTCTTGCCCTGTTGGGTGTCTGCTTCTCGGCAAGTTCCATCCTTGCCAATCAGCCGCCGACATTCACCAAAGATGTGGCACCGATTTTGTGGAATCACTGCGCCTCCTGTCACCGTCCCGGCGAAATCGGACCATTTCCGCTGCTGACGTATCAAGATGCCGCCAAGCGAGCGAAGTTCCTGGTCGATGTGACCGAATCACGACGCATGCCCCCTTGGAAACCGGCCCCTGGTCACGGGAAATTTCAAGACGAGCGACGCCTAGGCGATGCCGAACTCGCGACGCTCGCGAAATGGGCACAAGCCGGCGCTCCGGAAGGCGATGCCAAGGATTTGCCGAAAATGCCGTCGTTTCCCGAAGGTTGGCAATTGGGCACCCCCGATTTGATCCTGAAGATGCCCGAATCGTTCACCGTTCCGGCGGAGGGGCGAGATCTTTTGCAGTGCTTCGTGATCCCCATGGGATTACAGAAAGATCAAATGGTGGCCGCGTGGGAATTTCGGCCTGGCAACCGCAAAGTGGTGCATCATGCGATTCTCTACACCGATCACACCGGCCAAGCTCGACTGCGTGATCGGCTCGATCCCAAGCCGGGCTATCAAAGTTTCGGCGGGCCGGGAATCCTGCCCAGTGGTGGACTCGGTGGTTGGGCTCCGGGAAGCACGCCGCGATTTCTCCCGGATGGCACCGGAAAATTCCTTCGCAACGGCTCGGATCTCGTGCTGCAAATCCACTACCACCCCAACGGAAAGGAAGAAATCGATCAATCGCAGGTCGGCATCTATTTCGTGAAGAAGCCGGTCAAGACGATTGTCGGCGGTATCGCTCTCCGCTCGCGCAACATTCTGATTCCGCCCGGCAAGGCCGACTACACCATCCGCACGGAATCCGATCCGCTACCCGCAGATGCCTACGCAATCGGGATTGCCCCGCACATGCACTACATCGGCAAGAGCGTGAAAGTGACCGCGCACAAACCCGATGGCTCGGAAGAATCGCTGCTGTGGATCCCCGAATGGGATTTCAACTGGCAGGGTGCCTATGCGTATGAAAAGCCGGTGAAGTTGCCCAAAGGGACGGTCGTGAAATTGGAGGCGATCTACGATAATTCCGAGAATAATCCATTCAACCCCAGTCACCCGCCCAAATTGGTCAAATGGGGTGAGCAAACCACGGATGAAATGTGCTTGCTGGGGATTCCGATCATCACCGATAGCACCGCAGACTTGCGAAAAATCATGAGCATGTCGTCGAATCGGTTAGCCTCCGTGCTGATGGGTGCCCCGAATCAAGAGACGCTGGATCGAATCCAGTCGGAATCGGGCGCCTCGCACGCTAACTCGGCAACCCCGCCAGCGGGAATGCCGATCCCAGAACGATTTCAGCGACTCTTCAAGCGATACGACAAGAACAATGACGGCCGCTTGAGCACCGAAGAAATCGATGCGATGCCCGAAGTGCTCCGAAATCGGATCAAACAACGGCTGGAAAATCCCGCGACCGAAAAGCCGAACTGA
- a CDS encoding DUF1328 domain-containing protein: MLRYSLVFLVVAVIAGLLGFSGIAGEATWIARVLFLAFVILYVVSFILGKRGPSAEL; this comes from the coding sequence ATGTTGCGTTATTCGTTAGTGTTCTTGGTGGTTGCGGTGATTGCCGGGTTGTTAGGATTCTCCGGAATCGCCGGGGAAGCAACGTGGATTGCCCGCGTTCTGTTCTTGGCGTTTGTGATTCTCTATGTGGTGTCGTTTATTTTGGGGAAACGCGGTCCTTCGGCGGAACTGTGA
- a CDS encoding serine/threonine-protein kinase, whose product MAEDGIIQSIDPRRLITYNGIDQLIDRSEQFPPPISALPPAPPTPPVAPAPTPAPSQRPTQSERITEPASSPPVLPSASSESTIPVRSVDEVSQPDLRQTPPIGSTQPAKSDQSPTAIGSTLGRCLLLEKVGEGGAGSVYRALHRTLNIPVAVKVFRRSVMESGPDTFNQFRAEARLLAQLNHPNVVRVWDFEDDPQYPFLVLEFVEGLTLAELIAHSGRVQPEPCVALMIQVCMGLKAAQQLGIVHRDVKPANVLITRQGDAKLADLGLAVVVAGKLAGDPQLGPSGGLAGTAAYMSPEQALGSQTVDHRSDIYALGATFYHAITGEMPFTGKRTTELLMKQVNETPRAPHVVVPELDPMVTDIIMKMMAKDPNERFANYDELIAKLQELRTRIAQGGLFPPAQQPPSFARQSISSYPGISKTVSDSESRSAGSSMWKAIRRTFSRKKPDDSGGGDTDSSMSGR is encoded by the coding sequence ATGGCTGAAGACGGCATTATTCAGAGCATCGATCCTCGGCGTTTAATCACATATAATGGGATCGACCAGTTGATCGATCGCTCGGAGCAGTTTCCGCCGCCAATCTCTGCGCTGCCGCCTGCACCGCCAACTCCCCCAGTGGCCCCGGCTCCAACTCCGGCTCCAAGCCAGCGACCGACCCAGTCCGAACGAATCACGGAACCTGCGTCAAGTCCACCGGTTCTGCCGTCTGCAAGCTCGGAATCGACAATTCCAGTTCGATCAGTCGATGAGGTATCGCAACCGGATCTACGCCAGACACCGCCGATCGGGAGCACCCAACCTGCAAAATCCGACCAATCACCGACCGCGATCGGTTCCACACTGGGCCGATGCCTGTTACTGGAAAAAGTCGGAGAAGGCGGCGCGGGTTCGGTCTATCGCGCATTGCATCGGACGTTAAATATCCCGGTTGCCGTGAAGGTATTTCGGCGATCGGTGATGGAATCTGGACCCGATACCTTTAATCAATTTCGTGCCGAGGCACGATTATTAGCGCAACTGAATCACCCAAATGTGGTCCGGGTGTGGGATTTTGAAGACGATCCGCAATATCCCTTCCTGGTATTAGAATTCGTCGAAGGACTCACACTCGCGGAATTAATCGCGCATAGCGGCCGCGTGCAGCCCGAGCCGTGTGTTGCGCTGATGATTCAAGTCTGCATGGGGTTAAAAGCCGCTCAACAACTGGGCATCGTTCACCGCGATGTGAAGCCGGCGAACGTCCTCATCACCCGCCAAGGCGATGCGAAATTGGCGGATTTGGGGTTGGCGGTCGTGGTGGCGGGCAAACTCGCGGGCGATCCGCAACTCGGGCCATCGGGCGGACTGGCCGGAACCGCCGCATACATGTCGCCCGAACAGGCGCTGGGATCGCAAACCGTCGATCATCGTTCGGATATCTATGCACTCGGTGCCACGTTCTATCACGCCATCACTGGCGAGATGCCGTTCACGGGCAAACGAACGACCGAATTGCTGATGAAGCAAGTCAATGAAACCCCGCGTGCCCCGCATGTGGTGGTGCCGGAACTGGATCCGATGGTGACCGACATCATCATGAAGATGATGGCCAAAGATCCGAACGAACGATTCGCCAATTACGACGAACTGATTGCCAAGTTACAGGAACTCCGCACACGTATCGCGCAAGGCGGGCTGTTTCCGCCCGCGCAGCAGCCGCCGAGTTTCGCCCGACAAAGTATCTCGTCGTACCCCGGCATTAGCAAAACGGTCTCCGATAGTGAAAGTCGCTCGGCAGGCAGTTCGATGTGGAAGGCCATCCGCCGCACCTTCTCCCGCAAAAAGCCGGATGATTCTGGTGGCGGCGACACCGATAGCTCGATGAGCGGTCGATAG
- a CDS encoding metallophosphoesterase family protein: MARKPGVWFPVPKSVDSIEWLGPGLPIPNDQLMGWLCDPLGEELRHKVGVTGARDGSAKLTTRLLQIHGWFFKTDHAKAGPELAPIHSSWMRQVELASRTPFWHPQKSWFLIVADPLVWPVSISPVLRTLREHTDIDHRFELFARMIGWSLEISRDLQIGLDVNPSNFGTEGDSDRLVYLDDETYPPLQLRDVAEAISARIPEEPTVSTPHWQLWGKRLQSVFQPFCTGIDEWLELITGIRDYPLTDRFIPARESVLGGLLQGHPRLDRSMRGGSITIEIRHPVVPVAPIPPPIANPPAAAQPMPPESISRNPAPIVPVPAIELPSPVEVPPWVPPLPPQGGLTCVFADVHGNLPALEAVLSYAEELGVDEYLFLGDVVGYGPFPNECIRRLQGLPRLTAIRGNHDHFASQPEFRGEDFNRVAREALRWTRDVLGAAEREWLANLPVEAGIGNWRAYHGAPYCPDRFSAYVYEPTYRDNLNRLEQMGVQVCFYGHTHVPFIHRRSSFGDEKLTPDPMRLFRPGETLLINPGSVGQPRDGDSRAAILIWDRRTDWVRFHRIDYPLESMISANRAAGLPDDLSARLEIGR; this comes from the coding sequence ATGGCACGAAAGCCCGGTGTTTGGTTTCCGGTACCCAAATCCGTCGATTCGATCGAATGGCTCGGTCCCGGTCTCCCGATTCCGAACGATCAGTTGATGGGGTGGCTATGCGATCCACTCGGGGAAGAACTTCGCCATAAAGTGGGCGTCACCGGTGCGCGAGACGGCTCCGCGAAGTTGACGACCCGATTGCTGCAAATCCATGGCTGGTTTTTTAAGACCGACCATGCCAAGGCCGGCCCGGAATTGGCACCCATTCATTCCTCCTGGATGCGGCAGGTTGAATTGGCGAGTCGAACTCCGTTTTGGCATCCGCAAAAGAGCTGGTTTCTGATTGTCGCCGATCCGTTGGTTTGGCCCGTGAGTATCAGCCCGGTGTTGCGAACGCTCCGCGAGCACACGGATATTGATCACCGGTTTGAATTGTTTGCCCGCATGATTGGATGGAGTTTGGAGATCTCGCGGGATCTTCAAATTGGGCTAGATGTGAATCCGTCGAATTTCGGAACCGAAGGCGATTCCGATCGACTGGTATACCTGGATGATGAAACCTATCCACCGTTGCAACTTCGCGATGTTGCCGAAGCGATTTCGGCACGAATTCCCGAAGAACCAACGGTTTCGACTCCGCATTGGCAACTGTGGGGCAAACGGCTGCAATCGGTTTTTCAGCCGTTTTGCACGGGGATTGATGAATGGTTGGAGCTGATTACCGGCATTCGAGATTATCCACTCACCGACCGCTTCATCCCCGCACGCGAATCCGTTTTGGGTGGGTTGTTGCAGGGGCATCCACGGTTGGATCGCTCGATGCGTGGTGGCAGTATCACAATCGAAATACGGCATCCGGTCGTCCCCGTAGCTCCGATTCCGCCACCGATTGCGAATCCGCCCGCAGCCGCGCAACCGATGCCGCCCGAATCGATTTCGCGCAATCCGGCTCCGATTGTGCCTGTGCCTGCGATCGAACTCCCCTCTCCCGTGGAAGTTCCGCCCTGGGTGCCGCCACTGCCGCCACAAGGCGGATTGACCTGTGTATTTGCCGATGTCCACGGAAATCTCCCAGCATTGGAAGCGGTGTTAAGCTATGCCGAAGAATTGGGAGTCGATGAGTACCTATTCCTCGGGGATGTGGTGGGGTATGGCCCTTTCCCGAACGAGTGTATTCGACGATTGCAAGGACTTCCGCGATTGACGGCGATTCGGGGAAATCATGACCATTTTGCAAGTCAGCCGGAATTTCGCGGGGAGGATTTTAACCGTGTGGCCCGGGAAGCCTTGCGGTGGACACGCGATGTTTTGGGCGCTGCAGAACGGGAGTGGCTTGCCAATCTTCCGGTGGAAGCGGGCATCGGAAATTGGCGGGCGTATCATGGTGCCCCTTATTGTCCGGATCGATTTTCTGCATATGTCTATGAGCCGACGTATCGTGACAATCTGAACCGATTGGAACAGATGGGGGTCCAGGTGTGTTTTTATGGGCATACGCATGTGCCATTCATTCATCGCCGCTCGAGTTTTGGCGATGAGAAACTCACCCCCGACCCGATGCGATTATTTCGTCCGGGTGAGACGCTATTGATTAACCCCGGATCGGTGGGTCAACCGCGAGATGGTGACTCGCGGGCGGCGATTTTGATCTGGGATCGACGCACGGATTGGGTTCGATTTCACCGCATTGATTATCCGTTGGAGTCGATGATCTCCGCGAATCGCGCCGCTGGGCTTCCGGATGATTTGTCGGCACGGTTAGAAATTGGCCGCTGA
- a CDS encoding coiled-coil domain-containing protein, producing MSNTAPPRRSAAATWLPSLEAIGLFGVGAALWSLGAFASAIGLIGFGLLAGLLALRIWDAYSSDRNQRDSQAAAKQLEVLKRDAESAIKQRVELLQHLEAAESQIRNHGEELHQVRMGLQAKISELTQSATKEKRRADRSEQELAAREAEFVESKRRLTVLENQEQQSLQRLSEAQSNADRLRQRICELEDSHSERNAEWESQQESLNRRIQDLTTQLDQREIERDRLDGRFQTLQSQLELSQSALSRAEEYIQELLRQQREAEEEQAGTEARFQQLRQQLIERGTGQTELEAQVEQLQRELAELTEQKTDAESRVADLREQLAAFRESQFSRVEDLRETHAQQIERIRASQQEELETLRSEHAEMLATLEREQSIRWVAEQNRAQQAETRAEQLETELEQVKRDWITAQNQRDQLEREKARTTELRTNIESFRQENQRLQALLDASLSLETSASARESARAEELEAKVAQLQAQLEAMEQQALSRSRETADSEFEHESTKSQLIQLEVSLGNTQSRLAELAQERDQLQSRLLPLQQTHQVTLDELATLRAELESHRESLARAEQALASASLQSGEQSALQSRLAQLEQEHAQLQAERTRREAESQAFAEQLASVQQERVQLASQLQSMQQSLESARTQCERLESQIQTMHRDFADERERQSAAHDLRPLQDRIRELESEIANRDAEMVWIRKELVDAGWETKRLATELEAARQSLAEAETAKVTAALESGVPSESSQPEHSASSDSAGGA from the coding sequence ATGTCCAACACTGCCCCCCCCCGCCGCTCGGCCGCAGCGACTTGGCTGCCCAGTCTCGAAGCCATCGGGTTGTTCGGCGTCGGTGCTGCGCTCTGGTCTTTGGGCGCATTTGCTTCTGCAATCGGCCTGATCGGGTTTGGATTGCTCGCGGGATTACTCGCGCTGCGGATCTGGGACGCCTATTCCAGCGACCGAAATCAACGCGACTCCCAAGCGGCGGCCAAGCAACTCGAGGTGCTAAAACGCGACGCCGAATCGGCGATCAAGCAGCGCGTCGAACTCCTGCAACATCTCGAAGCCGCAGAAAGCCAGATCCGCAATCACGGAGAAGAACTGCACCAAGTTCGGATGGGCTTGCAAGCGAAAATCTCCGAATTAACACAATCGGCGACCAAAGAAAAGCGCCGCGCGGATCGATCCGAGCAAGAACTCGCCGCTCGAGAAGCCGAATTCGTGGAATCGAAACGGCGACTGACCGTGCTCGAAAATCAAGAGCAACAATCGCTGCAACGCCTGAGCGAAGCCCAAAGCAACGCCGATCGCTTGCGACAACGCATCTGCGAGTTGGAAGATTCGCATAGCGAACGCAATGCCGAATGGGAATCGCAACAGGAATCGCTGAATCGACGGATTCAAGATCTGACGACGCAACTGGACCAACGAGAAATTGAGCGGGACCGATTGGATGGCCGATTCCAAACCTTGCAAAGTCAGCTCGAACTCTCACAATCCGCGTTGAGCCGCGCCGAAGAGTACATCCAGGAGTTGTTGCGGCAGCAACGCGAAGCCGAGGAAGAACAGGCGGGCACCGAAGCACGGTTTCAACAATTGCGGCAACAACTGATCGAGCGCGGCACTGGCCAGACGGAACTCGAAGCCCAAGTCGAACAGTTGCAGCGTGAATTGGCCGAACTGACCGAACAGAAAACCGATGCCGAGTCGCGGGTGGCCGACCTTCGGGAGCAACTCGCCGCATTTCGGGAATCGCAATTCTCGCGGGTGGAGGATCTCCGCGAAACGCACGCCCAACAAATCGAACGAATCCGGGCTTCGCAGCAAGAAGAATTGGAAACGCTCCGCAGCGAACATGCCGAGATGCTCGCAACCCTCGAACGCGAGCAATCGATCCGCTGGGTGGCGGAACAAAACCGCGCTCAGCAAGCCGAGACCCGCGCTGAACAGCTGGAAACGGAACTCGAACAGGTCAAACGGGATTGGATCACCGCCCAAAATCAACGCGACCAACTGGAACGCGAGAAAGCCCGGACAACCGAACTCCGAACGAATATCGAATCGTTTCGTCAGGAAAATCAGCGGTTGCAAGCCTTGCTCGATGCCTCGTTGTCACTCGAAACCAGTGCCTCGGCCCGCGAGTCGGCCCGCGCAGAAGAGTTGGAAGCCAAAGTCGCCCAGCTGCAAGCGCAACTCGAAGCCATGGAACAACAAGCGTTGTCTCGCAGTCGAGAAACCGCCGATTCCGAATTCGAACACGAATCGACCAAGTCTCAACTGATTCAGCTCGAGGTCAGCCTGGGAAATACCCAATCCCGCCTGGCGGAATTGGCTCAGGAACGCGACCAGTTGCAATCACGTCTCCTGCCGTTGCAGCAGACGCATCAGGTCACGTTGGACGAACTGGCGACCTTGCGTGCCGAGTTGGAATCGCACCGCGAAAGCCTTGCCCGTGCGGAACAGGCACTGGCGAGCGCCAGTCTCCAATCGGGTGAGCAATCGGCATTGCAATCTCGGCTTGCCCAGTTGGAACAGGAACACGCACAACTCCAAGCGGAACGAACTCGTCGGGAAGCGGAAAGCCAGGCGTTTGCAGAACAATTGGCATCGGTGCAGCAGGAGCGGGTGCAACTCGCCAGCCAACTGCAAAGCATGCAGCAATCGCTGGAATCCGCCCGCACGCAATGCGAACGCTTAGAATCGCAGATTCAAACGATGCATCGCGATTTCGCGGACGAGCGGGAACGTCAGTCCGCCGCACACGATCTGCGTCCGCTGCAAGATCGAATTCGGGAATTGGAAAGCGAGATCGCCAATCGCGATGCGGAAATGGTGTGGATTCGCAAAGAATTGGTCGATGCAGGCTGGGAAACCAAGCGACTGGCGACCGAACTCGAAGCCGCTCGGCAATCGCTTGCAGAAGCGGAAACCGCGAAAGTGACTGCGGCCCTCGAATCGGGCGTACCCTCCGAATCGTCCCAGCCGGAGCATTCGGCGAGTTCGGACTCCGCTGGCGGAGCCTGA
- a CDS encoding PAS domain S-box protein has translation MNEPIAPEVALAEAYNSVLVIDDDPQIQSLLRFAMEQDGHPCLTTDSAETALTWLAYRTFGVVIVDLSLPGLGGLEFLAELSKLEIDTIPIVITASTDVDSVIQATRLGAINYLNKPIKLELLRRVVDLGLEMGRNRRSERAFRQLQQERAALFDASPDAILIVDAQEICVHANASSERLFSCTRNAIIGKRLGSNLGDPVAIALRKLVKLACESSMQRPQRLLPIGDETIVSVIAAPIGSESASNRRVVLILREITQEIRSQQRIQSTRDFYQSALDALTSEIAILDSTGTIIAVNAAWRDFGSEHQLSLPNHGIGSNYLTACMGTAEGREIAAGIRAVASGNQSVFIRQYPCPRPHRVDWFMIRVTRFGDTGEPFIVVAHQDVTDRVEVEQEMRVRDTHKQAILNTAVDAIITICDRGIIESYNRACQTIFGYSSDEVIGQNVSLLMDDPYRQEHDEYLRHYLKTGEKRVIGFRREVRGRRKDGSVLPLELAVSEVWLAGQRKFVGILRDISELKRVEGIRTRLLRELLTAQEDERRRVARELHDGIGQSLVSLKFGLQAISQAKTIQEIIDRASRLSQLAAEGLEEVRRMAQGLRPSVLDDLGLSAAIERLLGNFTKVHGIRSEFVAPDDAPMARLPVEVETTVYRIVQEALSNIAKHANARSVDVVLETSSRLVRAVIVDDGIGFVGTQSPQASGGLGLSGMRERAALLGGTVIVESIPEHGTTIVVEIPLSRER, from the coding sequence ATGAACGAACCGATTGCTCCGGAAGTCGCTCTCGCGGAGGCGTACAACTCCGTCCTTGTGATCGACGATGATCCGCAAATCCAATCGCTGCTTCGCTTTGCCATGGAGCAGGATGGACACCCATGCCTGACCACGGATAGCGCCGAAACCGCACTGACCTGGTTGGCATATCGCACCTTCGGGGTGGTCATCGTCGATCTGTCTCTTCCGGGGTTGGGCGGGTTGGAATTCCTCGCCGAGTTGTCGAAACTCGAAATCGATACCATTCCAATTGTCATCACGGCAAGCACGGATGTTGATTCGGTCATTCAAGCCACGCGACTGGGTGCGATCAATTATCTGAACAAACCGATCAAACTCGAACTGTTGCGACGGGTGGTGGATTTGGGCCTGGAGATGGGTCGCAATCGCCGCTCGGAACGTGCGTTTCGACAACTCCAGCAAGAACGCGCCGCTCTGTTCGATGCTAGTCCCGATGCGATTCTGATTGTCGATGCCCAGGAAATCTGCGTTCACGCCAACGCATCCAGCGAACGCCTGTTTTCCTGCACGCGGAATGCGATTATCGGGAAACGACTCGGATCAAATCTGGGTGATCCCGTGGCCATCGCCTTGCGAAAACTGGTGAAATTGGCATGCGAATCCTCCATGCAGCGACCTCAGCGACTTCTGCCGATCGGCGATGAGACGATTGTCTCGGTGATTGCCGCTCCGATTGGTTCGGAAAGCGCGTCCAACCGGCGAGTCGTATTGATTCTGCGCGAAATCACGCAAGAAATCCGAAGTCAGCAGCGCATTCAATCCACACGGGATTTTTACCAATCGGCGTTGGATGCGCTCACCTCAGAAATCGCGATTTTGGACTCAACGGGCACGATCATTGCAGTGAATGCGGCCTGGCGTGACTTTGGCAGCGAGCATCAACTTTCGCTGCCCAACCACGGAATTGGCAGCAATTACTTGACCGCCTGCATGGGGACCGCAGAGGGCCGCGAAATTGCCGCGGGCATTCGTGCGGTAGCGTCGGGAAATCAGTCGGTGTTTATTCGTCAGTACCCCTGCCCGCGTCCGCATCGCGTCGATTGGTTCATGATTCGTGTGACTCGATTCGGTGACACGGGAGAACCATTCATCGTGGTGGCCCATCAAGATGTGACCGATCGCGTGGAAGTCGAACAAGAGATGCGAGTGCGGGACACGCACAAACAGGCGATTTTGAACACCGCTGTGGATGCCATTATCACGATTTGTGATCGCGGAATTATCGAATCGTATAATCGAGCATGTCAGACGATCTTTGGCTATTCATCGGATGAGGTGATTGGTCAGAATGTGTCGCTGCTGATGGACGATCCGTATCGGCAAGAGCATGATGAATACCTGCGTCATTATCTGAAAACGGGCGAAAAACGAGTGATTGGGTTCCGTCGTGAAGTGCGCGGGCGACGGAAAGATGGATCGGTTTTGCCGCTGGAATTGGCGGTGAGCGAAGTTTGGCTGGCCGGGCAACGCAAATTCGTCGGGATTCTGCGTGACATCTCGGAACTCAAGCGCGTCGAAGGCATTCGAACGCGGCTGTTGCGAGAATTGCTGACCGCGCAGGAAGATGAACGGCGTCGAGTGGCCCGTGAATTGCACGATGGCATTGGCCAAAGTTTGGTTTCGTTGAAATTCGGGCTGCAAGCGATTTCGCAGGCGAAAACGATCCAAGAAATCATCGACCGTGCCAGCCGATTGAGCCAACTGGCCGCCGAGGGTTTGGAAGAAGTCCGGCGAATGGCCCAGGGATTACGCCCCAGTGTGTTGGATGATTTGGGGTTATCCGCCGCCATCGAGCGATTGTTGGGGAATTTCACGAAGGTCCACGGGATTCGCAGCGAATTTGTGGCCCCGGATGACGCCCCGATGGCACGGCTTCCGGTCGAGGTGGAGACGACGGTGTATCGCATTGTTCAAGAAGCCTTGAGCAATATCGCCAAACACGCGAATGCACGCTCGGTGGATGTGGTGTTGGAAACCTCGTCGCGGCTGGTTCGAGCGGTCATCGTCGATGATGGGATTGGCTTTGTCGGTACTCAATCCCCGCAGGCGAGCGGCGGATTGGGATTGTCGGGCATGCGGGAGCGGGCCGCGCTCCTGGGCGGAACCGTGATTGTGGAATCCATCCCGGAACATGGAACCACAATCGTCGTGGAAATCCCTTTGAGTCGAGAACGATGA
- a CDS encoding response regulator transcription factor: MMSKTTVVIADDHAILRDGLRTLFQAHADLEVVGEAADSNSVVQVVRESRPQVLCLDLSMPGGTGVRTIERVRAESPSTRILILTMHNDPAYLRVSLAAGAKGFMLKSTPVNELIDAIRKVASGERVIDPALPERGTNLLPAISANDPLATLSRREREVLDLLAQGHTHQEIAEKLFVSVKTVETYRARLREKTGLKTRADYVRFGRDTPPNQDIPEEN, translated from the coding sequence ATGATGTCGAAAACCACGGTGGTGATTGCCGACGATCACGCGATTCTGCGCGATGGATTGCGGACGCTGTTCCAGGCACACGCGGACTTGGAAGTGGTCGGCGAGGCGGCAGACAGCAACAGCGTTGTGCAAGTGGTGCGCGAGTCTCGCCCGCAGGTTCTTTGCTTGGACTTGTCGATGCCCGGCGGCACCGGCGTTCGCACCATTGAACGAGTCCGTGCAGAATCGCCCTCCACGCGCATTCTCATTCTCACCATGCACAACGATCCCGCGTATCTGCGTGTGTCGCTTGCCGCGGGTGCCAAGGGGTTTATGCTGAAATCGACGCCGGTAAACGAGCTAATTGACGCCATTCGCAAAGTCGCTTCGGGCGAACGGGTGATTGATCCGGCTTTACCAGAACGCGGAACGAATCTCCTCCCGGCGATTAGCGCGAACGATCCGCTGGCCACGCTCAGCCGACGCGAACGCGAAGTGCTAGATCTGCTGGCCCAGGGGCACACCCATCAGGAAATCGCGGAAAAACTCTTTGTGAGCGTCAAGACTGTGGAAACCTATCGCGCGCGGCTGCGTGAAAAGACAGGACTCAAAACCCGCGCGGATTACGTCCGATTTGGCCGAGACACGCCACCGAACCAAGATATTCCCGAGGAAAACTGA